Proteins encoded in a region of the Panicum hallii strain FIL2 chromosome 3, PHallii_v3.1, whole genome shotgun sequence genome:
- the LOC112887691 gene encoding secretory carrier-associated membrane protein 3, translating to MAGKHGRNGYDDDNVNPFAGGSVPPATNSRLSPLSHEPADFYNVDIPLDSTKDLKKKEKELQAMEAELNKRERELKRKEEAASQAGIVIEEKNWPPFFPLIHHNISNEIPIHLQRMQYLAFSSFLGLIACLFFNIIATTTAWIKGEGVIIWLLAIIYFISGAPGAYVLWYRPLYNAMRTESALKFGWFFLFYMIHIIFCVWAAVAPPFPFKGKSLAGILPAIDVISKSAIVGIFYFVGFGLFCLESLLSIAVIQQVYMYFRGSGKAAEMKREAARGALSSAF from the exons atggCGGGGAAGCACGGCCGCAACGGCTACGACGACGATAACGTCAACCCCTTCGCG GGAGGAAGTGTTCCACCAGCCACCAATTCTCGGCTCTCACCTCTATCGCATGAACCAGCTGATTTCTACAATGTAGATATTCCTCTTGATTCAACAAAG GATCTgaagaaaaaggagaaagagCTCCAGGCTATGGAAGCTGAGCTAAACAAAAGAGAAAGG GAATTGAAAAGGAAGGAAGAGGCGGCATCCCAAG CTGGCATTGTGATAGAAGAGAAGAATTGgcctccctttttccctctcatCCACCACAACATTTCCAATGAGATACCTATCCATCTACAAAGGATGCAGTATCTTGCATTTTCGTCATTTTTGG GATTGATAGCATGCCTCTTTTTTAATATCATAGCAACTACAACAGCATGGATTAAAGGGGAAG GTGTTATCATCTGGCTACTTGCCATTATCTACTTCATATCTGGTGCACCTGGGGCTTATGTGTTATGGTATCGCCCTCTCTATAATGCAATGAG AACTGAGAGTGCTTTGAAGTTTGGGTGGTTTTTTCTGTTTTACATG ATTCATATTATCTTCTGTGTGTGGGCAGCTGTGGCTCCTCCTTTTCCTTTTAAAGGAAAATCCTTGGC TGGAATTTTGCCAGCAATTGATGTTATAAGCAAGAGTGCTATTGTTGGG ATATTTTACTTTGTTGGATTTGGCTTGTTCTGCCTTGAATCGCTTCTGAGCATCGCTGTCATTCAG CAAGTATACATGTACTTCCGTGGAAGTGGAAAAGCCGCAGAGATGAAACGTGAGGCAGCGCGTGGTGCTCTAAGTTCTGCCTTCTGA